Below is a window of Humulus lupulus chromosome 9, drHumLupu1.1, whole genome shotgun sequence DNA.
CTTGCCTGTTGGCTTTGTGTTTATGTGTGCGTGCTTTACAAATCTGTCACAATAACTATGTGGACCATCAAACAGGACTCCATAAAAATCTATCTACTATCACAATAAATATGTGGACCCCCAAACACTCAATAAAAATCTAGAGCAATCATTATCTGATTTTTTTATGGGAGATTTTTAGCTTCCAATTTGATTGATAAATGTATTATgcatatatctaaatatataattatatatatatatattggtaatACAGTGGAGAAAGATCATTCCACAACTAACCTGATTTTCCCTTTTTCTTATATAGGTACTTTACTGGTCTTTTATCACCATGGAAAGGTATTCTCCTTTTTGGCCCTCCCGGAACAGGAAAGGTTTGTGCGTTCTTCAGTTAATTATTGGGTTTTTCCATTCTAACAAGGTCCTTTTCACTATGCTACATTAGAAAATAAATTGTTCACACAGGAACATTATTGATATGTTACTATTTAACTGCTCACTAATCTTACTTAGCTATTGATTTTTAGACAATAAAGTGATTGCAACTTCAATATTGCAGACCATGCTTGCCAAGGCTGTTGCAACTGAGTGTAATACTACTTTTTTCAACATTTCAGCATCATCCGTTGTCAGTAAATGGCGTGGTATGTAATAGTGAAGCAATTCTTTTTGTCATGGTTTCCTTACTTTTGAACAACACAATTCTATTAATATCTCAATGCAGGAACAAACTTTCTTAACATGGTAAAATTATATCACCAAGGACTTATTATTCAATGAGTTTGTTTTCACAAGGGAAGTAAATAGTCTTTTAAACATAATCATGCAGTCATAGTCTTAGTGCATGTCCATTTACATTGCAGGTGATTCTGAGAAGTTAGTGAAGGTGCTATTTGAGGTGGCAAGGCACCATGCTCCATCAACCATATTCATTGATGAAATTGATGCAATTATTAGTCAACGTGGTGAAGCGCGCAGTGAACATGAAGCAAGTAGGCGTTTGAAAACTGAACTTCTCATACAGGTGATATTATTTCTTTTTATTCTAAATCTCTGTTCTCTAGTTTTCTCGATTAGTTGCTTTGTTTTATACGTATCACTGTTAGCATACCTTATTGCATCACTATCTTCAGTAAAGCGTTATACAAGTCCATCATAACTCGCATTATTTGGTTTTGTTTAGTACTAGAAAGTTATGCTTAAACTTGATGACTAGATACCATTAAATTTATTGATGCTCCGGGAAAAGCTATCAAAGgcaacaaagttacaaaaatctAAAGTCCGTAGTTTTACAGCATCCCCATTGTCAATTTATCTTCAAAGGCGTGTAAGCATGTAGGTTTATTCGTCAATATTCTCAGTGGCTGTCTGGTCCCACAGTTAATTGTATTAAACGTTTTATAATCAATGTGTCTACATTTGTAAAATATCAATTGAATTCAATAAGAGTTGACTAACTTGGGTTTGATTATAGATGGATGGTTTGACCCGGACAGATGAACTTGTTTTTGTGTTGGCCGCAACAAATCTTCCCTGGGAACTGGATGCAGCCATGCTCCGCCGTCTTGAGAAACGTGTATCCTTTTCATTATAGTCAAAATATACCTCACTAACGCAATCAAATGCATAACTTggctatactttttttttttttttgaaaaagaacttGGCTATACTATTTAGTTCAATACTGGATAACTTTGCATACAAGCAATGTCTAATGTTGGTTGTATGGTATCTGTTTTCATTAACCATAATAAAAAGATCTTAGTGCCTCTTCCGGAACCAGAAGCAAGAAGAGCTATGGTTGAGGAACTCCTCCCATCAAAGCCTAGTGAAGAGAATCTTCCTTATGATATATTGGTAGAAAAGACAGAAGGTTTCTCCGGTTCGGATATCCGGTTATTGTGCAAAGAAGCGGCCATGCAGCCATTGAGACGATTGATGGCACAACTTGAAGATAAACCTGAAGTGGTGCCTGAGGACGGTAAGTGCCTCATGATTTAAGCTCCCTCTAAAGTCCATTTCCATATCTACTGCCAAGCTAATATTAATCCAATTTGGGTTTTGCAGAACTGCCTAAGGTTGGACCAATCACTCATGAAGATATAGAAGCGGCGCTCAAGAACACGAGGCCGTCTGCTCATCTCCATGCTCACCGCTACGAGAAGTTCAACAGTGACTATGGCAGTCAAATACTCCAATGAAGGCATGATAGAGTTTGTCTCTAATGTTTTTTCTTCATCTATTTATTTTCTACAATAATCATTCTTGGAGCCGGGGAGGGACTATTGAGTGTTGGAACAAGAGAAAAAGTCTTTATGTGCAAATACCAAATAGTGCTTGGTTTTGGTGGttctctgatttttttttttattcaatagGAAATAGCTTCGTAGCTTGATTTTATGGACTAGGTGGAACTGTTTTTTGATTGTTTGGTGATGTCCTTTCGTGTCATTTAATGAAAGTAGTCACAAATTGTTTGGCTTACTTTACTAGCAAATAGTGCGTGAATTTGTGATGTAAAATATTGCCCATtttggtataattgtaattttatgtatttaattctGTTTGTACTATGAAATTGTTgtgtaaaattaatattttagtatttaataaattaaaaaaatatattatgtaATTATTAAATTAGTGAAATATGTAATAAACTGAGCtacaaatatattatttaaagcaattaaaatatttaatttttataatttaattatttaatcaaatttcatatatattttttttttcaataatttatataatatatgaGTACGTATAAAAAGTAATTATACAttcttatatttttaaaaatcgattttagttttaataatttcaTTAATAAACTGTTATTTATTTATCgaacaatttaatttaattttcttttttcaaattaacctttTCCAATTTTTCTAAAATCTTTACCAAACTGAAGTAAAATAAGGAGGATTTCTCCATGTAAAGAACAAATCTGAGTTTTGACGTTTCATTTCTCTTGATCCTCTTTTTCTCTGTTTGATCATATTAATTTGTTTCGTATGCAAAATGCTATAATCCTGAATTCAAGATGCTATAATGTCAGAATGCTATATTATCTACATTTCATACCATATTTAGTATAATATCTATAATTTTTTGGATAATGTAGTACAtgtttaattttaatataatttctCTCGCattcttttcttaattattgttttatatattttcaGCTATCCAACAATAAGTCACTCACATTCTTTTCTAAattattgttttatatattttcaGCTATCCAACAATAAGTAAATTTTGTGTACACTCTACAATTATCATAGGCAGATTCACTTTAAATTTTTGGCATAGGCAGTTTCACTCTAAATTTTTTTGCGTGTTataatgagtaatgatatgtgcacctaaAATATAGATATGATAATTTAGCCTagccaatcatatttattaaatccgagatccactattttaaaaaatgtttgaGTATTTGAGTACGATGCACGTATCATTCTAATACATTCTCCAGTTTTATGTTATGAATGCTAGACACAAACTTTCTTGCACATTTTTAAAGCGAGGCCATTCGAGTAAAAAATCACTCAAAACTCGTGTTATGATACTGCAAATCATTCAGAAACGCTCAATTGAAAACTACTTCATAACAAAATGAGTCCTCAAGTGCAAGTTTCTAACAAACTCAGCTTAAACTCGTTCTAAGACATTAGATTTAGAGAGCCAAACTAATAGCAAGTCATAACCAAATCTAAACACAAGACAATATACCAAAATCACTGAAAATCTTTATTCATGAACCCTAGTTAAGCCCTTTCAAAGGATCGGTTGGCTTCCCAGACCTTGCGTCGGTCCATGCTTTCGCAATAGTTCGCTTCATATCCTCATCCCCATCCTCGTACATATTCTACATATCACACAACTCAGGTCACATAATACAATCAAAACATGTGAATTATAATCATATCAGAAAATAATTCAAGCACATTTTCACAATGAAAGTAGAAGAATGACACTGAGACTTTGTTgcaaaataactcaaataatcacaATTGTGATTTACTCCCACAAAATCTGAAGTTTAAGTCTCTCTTAGTTTTAACTACATAGTAATTGCTATAGTATTATGTTCGTAAAATATTGTAGGGTTAAGCGAAattttttgttaaatataaaaggaaaaaaaacactTTGTTGCAACATAGTCTGGTTGAGCGTGGTTTTGAACAAGATCAAACGTAtatgaaaaatatcaatttgtAAAAACATAGGCATTTTACTTAAAATCACCCTTTCACAAGAATCATATATGATTTGCATAAACAAAATCCCAATAAAATTATTAAGAGAGGAGAAAAAATCCACAAGTTGTTGAACTCAAAACAAGAGAATCTCACCTTCATCAAGTCCATGATTCCTGCCATTGGGTCTCGTTCCTTATCAAGCTTTGGCTTCAGCTGTAAagatcaaaataataataacaataattaagTTACATAACTGATTATGATTAGCATAATTTCTCAAGTCCCTAATCTAAATCATGAAAATATTACCTTGTCTTCTTTATAGTACAAGTCCAACCAATTTCCCTTGGACGCTTTAATAAGCGTGAGCACAACCCTAGTAGGCTTAACCAACACCTTACACTTCTCAGGGACAATCTCCTTGTTCAGTTTTGGAATAGCACATCGATAATTCTTCCCTTTAACATCATGGAATTTGATATCAAAAGACATGGGCTTGAACTCAGTCTCTAGTCTCTCCTGATCAACTCCCTCTAAAGAGATATATAactagaaatgaaaaaaaaacccaTCAATTAGACATATACCCCAAAACAATCATAGGACATTAGTGCAAATAAATCCATAAATTACTTGTTTAATAACATTCTTACCTTGACTTTATCATTATCCTGCTCCCAACTAAACGAACCTAGAGTAATGTAACTCACAGATGGAGTTGAGGGAACCTTGGCCGCAGTTGAGCTATGGGTTGGAGCTTGGGATATTGGTGGTGTGATTTGAGATGTGGGTGCTGTGGCAGCCTCTTTAGACATCtgtttttcacaaaagtcaataCACTTCATTTGTAAAATTTGTTATACTCATATATATAAGAGCCCTCAAATACACACAAAAAGGTCACTCAAACTATATTTAGAACAACGAtttgttttatataaatatatatatgtgtgtgtgtgtttcaATCTTCCATATACCCTCAATCATGGCCTTCCCCAATCGCCATCTCTCTTTctaatttttcaaaattgattTTCATTGGCGAACCGTAAAGAAGCTAAGGTTCTACCTACCGGACTATACATAGAGATTCTGTATACATTATGCGTAAAATCATATATTACTGATATTGTAACGTATTAATCTTCTATTTATTCCTGAAAGGAGAACGTATCCATGTTTACACACATAtgatgtatatatacatattgaGCTCCTTGGACACTATTGTGTGCTATCCAGTAGTAGGATGAAAATAAATACAATCCATATGGAGAGTTTATGCATACGAATATGAATATGTGAGAAAGAAGAGACCTTTTCCAAGTTGCGAATCTCAGAGGAGATGAGATTGAGGACGCGAGGCCTCTTGGCGATGCTCTGGAAATGGCGGAGTTCCTCCAAATCTAGCGCTGCCTCCTCTGCCATCTTACTACTCTTCTTCTAGCACCAAAAACCGTCGTCGATTGGGCGATGATTTTCTCTCAGCAGCTTGTTGTGACCGTACAAGAGAGCAACAATGGAGTCCGGAGCAAGAAAAATGTATAGAGAGAGAATTGGAAGGGTTGTTTGTTTGGAGAAATTCCTAGAACCCTTTGATTTGGAAAGAAAGTTCTGGATTGTACGAAGTTGAGACACGTgtcattttctttctttaacttccTGAGTTTTTTTATCCCAATGGTCCCTCACTTCTTACCTTTTTCCGGTAATATACGTTCTTATAATTTTTTACTTTGCTAACTAGCCCCTCATTTTAGTAAGTTTTTATTGAAAGAAAATTTtgttatacattttttttttacgtTGGATGTGGGGGATTTGAATTTGACCCCACTATAAAGTGGATTTAAGGtggaataaaataaaacaattttttttttttttttgagaaatagACGTAACTTCATTAGAAAATCAATAGAGTTCAAGTTATCAGGAAATGATTGGGTTTAGGGGCATTCCAAATTACTTCATTGTCTAACCCTAGGACAGTTTTTGCTAAATGATGAGCTAAAGTGTTAGTTTGTTTAGGTATGTGAGAAAACCTAGCCAAAGGGATGCAAGACAATGAAATTCTAATCTCATGAATGAGATCAAACAAAGGGGATAAATGGAGATGGTTTTATTAACCAACATAAGAGAATATGTTTCTATGTAAGTAATGGGAAGCTTTGTATGTTGACACCAAATGAGTGTTTGTCTTAATGCTTGAGCTTCCATTATAAGAGAGTTGAAATTGTCTGGCATAGGAATCATGAAACTAGCTTTGACTGATCTTGTGTGGTCTCTGGCTACTACCTCTAACCCAATTTTATTGCTGGTACAATCAATTCCAACATCTACATTAAGCTTGAGGGTTCCTTTATCAAGTGGCTTCCATTTGATATTCTCTCTGTGAATTCTAGAATGATTGTTTTGATGAAATAACTAATTAGCTTGGGCGTCCTTGAAATCTTGAAGGTAGGAGAGAGACCAATCTGCCACCTGTTTTGGATGAGGCTGAGGTTTCTTAAAAATAAATTGTAATGTCATGGATAGTCAAGATCGTTAAACTGTGTGTTTatgaaggtgcaagacttgctaatcaagtcataaagTTGAAAACGTGGTCATAAAGTCGTATTTAGGTAAAGATTAAAAAGTTTTAGTTATAAACAGATAATTTTTcatataaaatgaatgtttagtacatggcattacaacaatttttagtatatattacattaaaaaaatgacacatatttaaaagtgttattaataagcaattaaaaaaaaaacacggaCCCCATATGTGCAAAATTATTTGGTGCCATATGAAATATaactaggcgccaaatgaaaataaGAGACATGGAAGACACACAGAAAACTTGTCTCAGCCTCCGAACCCCTAAGCCTCCATTGAATCCCTATAATGGGAAGCCAGATAGAAATAAGCTCACAGAAGAGCTCAAGAATCTCCTGAGCTGCCATCATATTCTCTTCCCTGATTATATGCTCTACCTAAAATGACAAAATCCCAATAAGATCAACCATTCAAATATATTCCaaagtgaagaaaaaaaaaaccaaaacaagAAATTATACCCTAATTCTAGCAGTAGCTGTAAACATTAGTACAGATTCACATCAGAATCCAATAACTTATGAAGCAACTCTATAATGAAATCATTTAAATGAAAAGTGTTGCTATGAAAATCAAAGAAAAATTCTCTGTTTGGTTGCTATGAAAATTATGCATTAATTAAGATATTATCGGCAATCAAAAACTTGTTTGTAATAAATAAAGCAATGGTTCTACACACATATATTTCATCTCAAGAAGCAAAATCTTTGTTTGGTTGCTAAGAAAATATATGACAAAAAACTTGGATCCTACTGTCCTAGTTTCCGATCTCATAATTCTCATTAACCCAGAAATCAAAATTGAAATGTCACtatgacgccccacgtcactatggctgctttctggaatgacgactggccctacaaaccaacacgagtcttttcagcatgctttgtcctcactcacatgcttcctaggaaaacttcccagaaggtcacccatccctagattaccccaggtcaagcatgcttaactttggagttctcaagtgatgggctaccgaaaagaagatgcatcttgttgatataggtagtacccatcaatccatttaagccatcttcaactgtgtagtcccatacctacacagtcttagaatcatcacacctgaccttccccaggcggtgtgggattgcacagcttacgcggtctttccccttacgaatcatgggattttgactgtcacaatcacccccccttacgggcccaacgtccccgtcggccacacttccgattgggtcaaggctctgataccatttgtgacgccccacgtcactatggctgctttctggaatgacgactggccctacaaaccaacacgagtcttttcagcatgttttgtcctcactcacatgcttcctaggaaaacttcccaagaggtcacccatccctagattaccccaggtcaagcacgcttaactttggagttctcaagtgatgggctaccgaaaagaagatgcatcttgttgatataggtagtacccatcaatccatttaagccctcttcaactgtgtagtcccatacctacacagtcttagaatcatcacacttgaccttccccaggcggtgtgggattgcatagcttacccggtattctgactgtcacagtcaCAATTCACTACACAAAATatctttacaaaaaaaaaaaaaaaaaagataccaTTTTGCAATATCTTTCTCAAATGTATAgattaagaagaagaaaaataaagattttCAAATAAGAGAAGTTTTGGATCAGTTTAGCATTAGGTATTGAttgtttgatgtttttttttactCATGGTTGTTGTTTCTATTTAATGGAAAAGTTTAAGGGGTTTGCGTTTGTTTTTTTGTGCATGATTTGATCTATTTTTGTTGTTCTTAATCAGGCTGGCCCTTATATGTTTTAGTTGTGGCAATTTGTGTTTTCAGGTCTTTACTTAATCAGGCTGACCCTTATATGTTTTAGTTGTGGCTGTCTGTTTTAGTTCTGAAAAACAAACTTAATttacagaaaaaaaaaagcaaaataaaataacattaaaaaaaatactaacatGATCTACAACCCATTGTAttgatttgatgtttttttttactCATGGTTGTTGTTTCTATTTAATGGAAAAGGTTAAGGGGTTTGCGTTTGTATTTTTGTGTATGATTTGATCTGTTTTTGTTGTTCTTAATGAGGCTAGCCCTTATATGTTTTAGTTGTGGCTGTTTTTGTTGTTCTTAATGAGGCTGGCCCTTATATATTTCATCTTTCAGGCTTGCCCTTATATATTTCATTAATAGATGAATCCAAGTTTTTTATGTACACATTTGTAAATTTAGCAATACTAGTCTTCATTCTTTCATACTTCCTAAGAAACTTTGTTATAAATCTGTACACCATGAAAAGAAACAATATTTGATGATCAACAAGTGATTCAATCATTTACATGTTGAAATTTGGATGTGGAACTTGTTGTTCTGGCTTGGTTAATGCTTTTAAATTTACTTGGTAATCGATCTTAAGTGCTCATTTTATTCAATATCATACTTATTTCTGTTTCGTTTTTCTTTTAGTAACTTTGATGACATTTTCCTCTAGTATCTTGAAACTAAGATGTTGAGTTTTGGAAGGTCATATATCAAAATGtatccattatatatatataaatttgtttGATAATGTTTTTATATATGTagtaatatttttcaattaagtAAACTTCATAACAAGTTAAGAAATCATTAGAATGTATAATATGATTTAATAAGAAATCTTATTGTCGTTTTATGTGAAGAAATATTAGCATCGATATCTTATATTGATGTGTGGatctttagtttttatttatttttattttaatctgtTTATGATATATTAATTTTAGATTTTAAAGATCATCAAGaatttattcaaattgatttaaTTTTAGAACATTGGAGGATTATATATGATTAAATGAATGGATATTGTTGATAcagatatttataataatatgggAATAATTGAAACTTTGTAATAGAATGTACATACATGGATAtggtttaataatatttattctaTGAAAGGGAAAAAACTCATCAatttaataataacaataaagttATTTTCTCTCAAGTCAAACCCAGTCAATAAAGGAAttgacactactacaaatataggctttctctgcacTTTTTTTCTAGCATTAAATTAAAAACGCAGAGAAAATGTTCAAATGAGTCTGAAACACGAAGTGGgaaaaaaatagacttttctctgcggttttctatACAAAACTGCAGAGAAAGCCCGTACCCTACATAAAACCCTCGACTCACAGCCTTTACTCATTTTTCTAATTTCTTCTACTTTGGCAGACCCGAGAGGAACGGCGCAACCCTTCTTCCCCAGCCACGGTTAGTGCTCttttcaccttttttttttagtttttttttttcattttcttccatatttaggctacaactcatgtaaatatacatatatattgatttgttttgaagttttagggcaaaaatgaagatatattgattgagtataatgtgttttgaatgtatgtttatagggtgattttcAAGCTTTTTTCCAACATTTTTGAACGTTTGTAAAGGATTAAAAGACATTTTTATTGTTCAAATtaggtattgatcactaaaacttgatttttttttgttttttttaattattttagttttttgttatttttatattatttatctagtttgtatgtattttgattatgttaatattaattatgtttactCCTT
It encodes the following:
- the LOC133800591 gene encoding uncharacterized protein LOC133800591 isoform X1; protein product: MAADEPSITRWSFMDFKMFYDAKFGRKRVPDSQNGHANDQSNVSNGTSPAAVTNGSATHVNSSDLAIYEQYRNQGRGSNQPNGVIANGNGHIPQKSLLPAFESAETRSLAESICRDIVRGTQDVTWDSIKGLENAKRLLKEAVVMPIKYPKYFTGLLSPWKGILLFGPPGTGKTMLAKAVATECNTTFFNISASSVVSKWRGDSEKLVKVLFEVARHHAPSTIFIDEIDAIISQRGEARSEHEASRRLKTELLIQMDGLTRTDELVFVLAATNLPWELDAAMLRRLEKRILVPLPEPEARRAMVEELLPSKPSEENLPYDILVEKTEGFSGSDIRLLCKEAAMQPLRRLMAQLEDKPEVVPEDELPKVGPITHEDIEAALKNTRPSAHLHAHRYEKFNSDYGSQILQ
- the LOC133800591 gene encoding uncharacterized protein LOC133800591 isoform X2, whose product is MAADEPSITRWSFMFGRKRVPDSQNGHANDQSNVSNGTSPAAVTNGSATHVNSSDLAIYEQYRNQGRGSNQPNGVIANGNGHIPQKSLLPAFESAETRSLAESICRDIVRGTQDVTWDSIKGLENAKRLLKEAVVMPIKYPKYFTGLLSPWKGILLFGPPGTGKTMLAKAVATECNTTFFNISASSVVSKWRGDSEKLVKVLFEVARHHAPSTIFIDEIDAIISQRGEARSEHEASRRLKTELLIQMDGLTRTDELVFVLAATNLPWELDAAMLRRLEKRILVPLPEPEARRAMVEELLPSKPSEENLPYDILVEKTEGFSGSDIRLLCKEAAMQPLRRLMAQLEDKPEVVPEDELPKVGPITHEDIEAALKNTRPSAHLHAHRYEKFNSDYGSQILQ
- the LOC133800657 gene encoding uncharacterized protein LOC133800657, whose amino-acid sequence is MAEEAALDLEELRHFQSIAKRPRVLNLISSEIRNLEKMSKEAATAPTSQITPPISQAPTHSSTAAKVPSTPSVSYITLGSFSWEQDNDKVKLYISLEGVDQERLETEFKPMSFDIKFHDVKGKNYRCAIPKLNKEIVPEKCKVLVKPTRVVLTLIKASKGNWLDLYYKEDKLKPKLDKERDPMAGIMDLMKNMYEDGDEDMKRTIAKAWTDARSGKPTDPLKGLN